Proteins found in one Phocoena sinus isolate mPhoSin1 chromosome 19, mPhoSin1.pri, whole genome shotgun sequence genomic segment:
- the DBNDD1 gene encoding dysbindin domain-containing protein 1, with translation MSDQELAEVFADSDDENLASDSPAGLHPLPRAGCLRSPSWTRTRAEQNREKQPFGDPERQPAVVDTFLTVERPKED, from the exons ATGTCCGACCAGGAGCTGGCCGAGGTCTTCGCCGACTCAGATGACGAGAACCTGGCCAGCGACTCGCCCGCAG GCCTACACCCGCTGCCCAGGGCCGGCTGTCTGCGCTCCCCCTCCTGGACACGCACCAGGGCCGAGCAGAACCGTGAGAAGCAGCCCTTTGGTGACCCCGAGCGGCAGCCTGCCGTTGTGGACACGTTTCTCACCGTGGAGAGGCCCAAGGAGGACTAG